In Sporomusaceae bacterium FL31, one genomic interval encodes:
- a CDS encoding molybdopterin oxidoreductase, whose amino-acid sequence MSKKDIWEQMLTAKTSRRAFLAGTAAFSCSALLGASSEFKALFERAQAGMLTPEDEYILNKAENIIYTTCLQCNTGCAIKAKFQDGILTKIDGNAYSPWTMNPHPAYKTKIRDSEKIDGAICPKGQAGIQTYYDPYRIRKVLKRAGKRGENKWISIPFDQAVEEIVNGGKLFSHVSGEEDRVVEGLKDLWAIRDPKLAKDMASHINKIRSEKDKGKKQDLVKEFQAKFQNDLSGMIDPDHPDLGPKNNQFVFWWGRLKDGRGDLIKRFTLDSFGSNNAHGHTTVCQGSLYFSGKAMSEQWGYDDSKNAMTWVNGKKFYWQAELENAEFVIFVGANVFEANYGPPVRCQRIIDGINTGRLKYAVLDPRFSKAASKAWKWVPAIPGKDTAVAMGMIRWIIENKRYDEKYLVNANKGAAKASGEPTWSNAPWLIKIVKGKPTVFLRSHEVGFAKTEAQKDGKQYINEKFVVIRNGEMVEVDPNDEKEAVYGDLFVDTEIQGIKVKSVMQLLYEESTARSLTEWANQAGVTTSVIEELAKEFTSHGKKAVVDIHRGVSQHTNGFYNVLAWNTLNLLNGNYDYQGGFISKSEYTSNGSKKGQAFNISKHNKKLSPFGTTIIRTGTKYEDSTLFSGYPAKRPWFPLISDIYQEVVPSAMDMYPYQVKSLFLYMGSPVYSLPAGQAVIDTLSDVNKIPMFVTFDITVGETSTYSDYIIPDLTYMERWEMHGSHPSIPYKVMPIRQPAAKPLTEAVTVFNQEMPASLESFLLSVAEKMNLPGFGANGFGDNVPLTHSDHLYLKQVANIATDGTPVPDADDEEVRVFMESRRHLPKSVFDPDRWKAACGDAYWRKVIYVLNRGGRFEDFASAWDGNKVKNKYGVMVNMYMEKTAQVKNSMTGKNFSGIATFIPEVRDCADQAVNDEDSGYGLTLITNKVIQHTKSRTAANYWLLAIEPENSVLVSSSDAKALGLRDGDKVKITSASCPDGIWKLGAQGDKILSGKVSITEGMRPGVVSFSLGSGHFANGSHDIVIDGTTIKGDERRSRGIHANVAMRVDPVLKNTGLQDVVGGSICFYDTKVKLVKI is encoded by the coding sequence ATGTCTAAAAAAGATATATGGGAACAAATGTTGACCGCTAAAACCAGCAGACGGGCTTTCCTTGCTGGAACAGCGGCTTTTAGTTGCTCAGCTTTGTTAGGAGCAAGTAGCGAGTTTAAAGCTTTGTTTGAACGTGCTCAAGCTGGTATGTTGACTCCGGAAGACGAGTATATACTCAATAAAGCAGAAAATATTATCTATACTACGTGTTTACAGTGCAATACGGGCTGTGCCATTAAGGCCAAATTTCAGGACGGTATACTAACGAAAATAGACGGTAATGCATATTCACCTTGGACTATGAACCCACATCCAGCCTATAAAACAAAAATACGAGATTCAGAAAAGATCGATGGAGCGATTTGTCCTAAAGGTCAGGCCGGCATTCAGACCTACTACGATCCTTATCGAATTCGCAAAGTGTTAAAAAGAGCAGGTAAACGTGGTGAAAATAAGTGGATTAGTATTCCCTTTGACCAGGCGGTAGAGGAAATTGTCAATGGTGGGAAACTATTTTCCCATGTTTCCGGAGAAGAAGACCGTGTGGTTGAAGGACTTAAAGACTTATGGGCGATTCGCGATCCTAAATTAGCTAAAGATATGGCAAGTCATATCAATAAAATTCGTAGTGAAAAAGATAAAGGCAAAAAGCAAGATTTAGTTAAAGAATTTCAAGCTAAATTCCAAAACGACTTATCTGGGATGATCGATCCTGACCATCCTGATTTAGGCCCCAAAAATAATCAGTTTGTATTTTGGTGGGGTCGGTTAAAAGACGGGCGGGGAGACTTAATTAAACGGTTTACGCTTGATTCTTTTGGCTCCAATAATGCCCATGGTCATACAACTGTTTGCCAGGGATCTCTATATTTCTCAGGTAAAGCGATGAGTGAACAATGGGGTTATGATGATAGTAAAAATGCGATGACATGGGTCAATGGTAAAAAGTTTTACTGGCAGGCTGAATTGGAGAATGCTGAATTTGTGATTTTCGTTGGTGCAAATGTTTTCGAAGCAAATTATGGTCCGCCAGTAAGATGTCAGCGTATTATTGACGGGATTAACACTGGCAGGCTTAAATATGCCGTGTTAGATCCGCGCTTTTCTAAAGCAGCTTCAAAAGCTTGGAAGTGGGTACCTGCTATTCCGGGTAAAGATACTGCTGTGGCGATGGGGATGATTCGTTGGATCATTGAAAATAAACGATATGACGAAAAATACTTGGTCAATGCCAATAAGGGAGCAGCAAAAGCTAGTGGTGAACCAACATGGAGTAATGCACCATGGTTAATAAAGATAGTTAAAGGAAAGCCAACAGTTTTCTTAAGATCGCATGAAGTTGGATTTGCTAAAACAGAAGCGCAAAAAGATGGCAAGCAATATATTAATGAGAAATTTGTTGTTATAAGAAATGGAGAAATGGTCGAAGTTGATCCTAATGATGAAAAAGAAGCTGTCTATGGTGACTTATTTGTTGATACAGAAATTCAAGGAATTAAAGTCAAATCGGTTATGCAACTCCTTTATGAAGAATCTACTGCAAGGAGCTTAACTGAATGGGCCAATCAAGCTGGCGTTACCACGAGCGTAATTGAAGAACTTGCAAAAGAGTTTACCAGTCACGGTAAGAAAGCTGTGGTTGATATTCATCGGGGTGTGTCGCAGCATACCAATGGTTTCTATAACGTACTTGCCTGGAATACGTTGAACTTACTTAATGGTAACTATGATTATCAAGGGGGCTTTATTTCAAAATCAGAATATACTTCTAATGGCTCTAAAAAAGGGCAGGCATTTAACATTAGCAAGCATAATAAGAAACTCTCGCCTTTCGGTACAACCATTATTCGTACTGGTACGAAATATGAAGATAGCACACTCTTTTCTGGATATCCAGCAAAGCGGCCGTGGTTCCCACTGATTAGCGATATCTACCAGGAAGTTGTCCCATCTGCAATGGATATGTATCCATATCAAGTTAAAAGCTTATTTTTATACATGGGTTCGCCAGTTTACTCCCTGCCAGCAGGCCAGGCCGTAATTGATACGCTTTCAGATGTTAACAAAATACCAATGTTCGTTACATTTGATATTACAGTTGGTGAAACGTCAACGTATTCAGACTATATTATTCCTGATTTAACTTACATGGAAAGATGGGAAATGCATGGGTCGCATCCAAGTATTCCATATAAGGTTATGCCTATTAGACAGCCGGCCGCAAAACCATTAACTGAGGCTGTAACGGTTTTCAACCAGGAAATGCCTGCAAGCCTAGAATCCTTTTTACTTAGTGTCGCAGAAAAAATGAATTTACCAGGATTCGGAGCCAACGGATTTGGTGATAATGTTCCATTAACTCATTCGGATCATTTGTACTTAAAGCAAGTTGCAAATATTGCAACTGACGGCACTCCTGTTCCCGATGCTGATGACGAAGAAGTGAGAGTCTTTATGGAATCACGTAGACATTTACCAAAGTCTGTATTTGATCCTGACCGATGGAAAGCGGCATGTGGAGATGCTTATTGGCGTAAAGTCATCTATGTATTAAACCGTGGAGGACGTTTCGAAGATTTTGCTTCGGCTTGGGATGGGAACAAAGTTAAAAACAAGTATGGCGTCATGGTAAATATGTATATGGAAAAAACAGCACAGGTTAAAAACTCCATGACTGGTAAGAATTTTAGTGGTATAGCTACCTTTATTCCAGAGGTACGTGATTGTGCAGACCAAGCTGTAAATGATGAAGATAGTGGATATGGGTTAACTCTGATTACTAACAAAGTGATTCAACATACCAAATCGAGAACTGCAGCTAATTACTGGCTATTAGCAATTGAGCCGGAAAATAGCGTTCTTGTTAGTAGCAGTGATGCAAAAGCGCTTGGTCTAAGAGATGGTGATAAAGTTAAAATCACATCAGCCTCGTGTCCGGACGGAATTTGGAAATTAGGTGCTCAGGGAGATAAAATACTATCCGGTAAGGTATCAATTACCGAAGGTATGCGTCCAGGTGTTGTATCTTTCTCGCTTGGTAGTGGGCATTTTGCTAATGGGAGTCATGATATTGTCATTGATGGAACTACAATCAAAGGTGATGAGCGTCGAAGTCGAGGCATCCATGCGAATGTTGCTATGAGAGTCGACCCAGTGTTAAAAAACACAGGCCTCCAAGATGTAGTTGGTGGAAGTATTTGTTTCTATGATACAAAAGTTAAACTTGTTAAAATTTAA
- a CDS encoding 4Fe-4S ferredoxin → MEREDVLLTMQREFSKALKKAPESRRWGMLIDTRKCVGCHACTIGCVSEYKLPPGVVYRPVIDTESGKYPDVRRDFLPRPCFQCQNPSCVSVCPVQATKKEADGIVSIDYNRCIGCRACISNCPYGARTFDAGENYTEGTPLKQEYEKAGFYEYGKIWRRDGRSKVVGSARKCHFCTSRISQGLLPICVSTCIGRATYFGDLNDEGSLLRKTIDGNKTYCLKEETGNKPQVYYI, encoded by the coding sequence ATGGAGAGAGAGGATGTTTTACTCACCATGCAGCGTGAATTTTCTAAGGCGCTAAAAAAAGCGCCGGAAAGTCGGCGCTGGGGAATGCTTATCGATACTCGCAAGTGCGTAGGATGTCATGCATGTACTATCGGATGTGTTTCTGAGTATAAGCTGCCACCAGGTGTAGTTTATCGTCCGGTGATTGATACCGAGAGCGGCAAATATCCTGATGTTCGGCGCGATTTTTTGCCGAGACCTTGTTTTCAGTGTCAAAACCCATCTTGTGTATCAGTTTGTCCGGTTCAGGCCACCAAAAAAGAAGCTGATGGAATCGTCAGCATTGACTATAATCGATGTATTGGCTGTCGGGCATGCATTTCGAACTGCCCATATGGTGCGCGTACATTTGATGCTGGTGAAAACTATACAGAAGGTACACCGTTAAAGCAAGAGTATGAAAAAGCGGGATTTTATGAATATGGCAAGATATGGCGAAGAGATGGACGCTCAAAAGTAGTTGGGAGTGCCCGTAAATGCCATTTTTGCACGAGTCGTATAAGTCAAGGCTTATTACCTATTTGTGTTTCAACCTGTATTGGTAGGGCAACTTATTTTGGCGATTTAAATGATGAAGGATCTTTGCTTCGGAAAACAATTGACGGCAATAAGACCTATTGTCTTAAAGAGGAAACAGGCAATAAACCACAAGTTTATTATATTTAG
- the tatA_2 gene encoding Sec-independent protein translocase protein TatA, with product MFNLAIQELVLILIIALVVFGPGKLPEVGKALGRSIREFKNSTNQIKEDVEKAAKIDNDKS from the coding sequence ATGTTTAACTTAGCGATCCAGGAATTAGTTTTGATTTTGATCATAGCACTCGTTGTTTTCGGACCCGGTAAATTACCTGAAGTTGGGAAGGCGCTTGGTAGAAGTATTCGAGAGTTTAAAAATTCTACAAATCAAATAAAAGAAGATGTTGAAAAAGCTGCTAAAATAGATAATGACAAAAGTTAA
- the moaA_2 gene encoding GTP 3',8-cyclase yields the protein MIDALGRNIDYLRISVTDRCNFRCLYCMPHKQVQWLPDQKILSYSELLQIIRAATEVGISKVRITGGEPLMRGGLIQFIQTMRNIEGIKEVCMTTNGSLLKSYALKLKNSGLDRVNVSLDTLDRQKFFHICRQDRLEQVLDGIAEAERVGLGPVKINMVVMRGINYSEILDFVNLTLAKPYQIRFIEYMPFNQSLSSNRLLVTSQEIKRMLESEGIRLIPEMDNSGGAARNYKIPGAIGTVGFISPVTNHFCAQCNRIRLTADGKVKPCLLSNEEYDMKESLIDKFDLKDITGFLKDVILQKPIGHNLENKPIFERSMFKIGG from the coding sequence ATGATAGATGCTTTGGGGAGAAATATCGATTATTTACGGATATCAGTAACCGATCGCTGTAATTTTCGCTGTCTTTATTGTATGCCCCATAAGCAAGTGCAATGGTTGCCTGATCAAAAGATACTTAGTTATAGTGAACTATTGCAAATCATTCGGGCTGCAACTGAAGTAGGAATATCTAAAGTTCGTATTACAGGTGGAGAACCTCTTATGCGAGGAGGCTTGATACAGTTTATACAAACCATGAGAAACATTGAAGGAATTAAAGAAGTTTGTATGACTACCAATGGAAGCTTACTCAAGTCTTATGCATTAAAGCTAAAGAACTCGGGCTTAGACCGAGTCAATGTAAGTCTAGATACTTTAGATAGACAGAAATTTTTCCATATTTGCCGTCAAGATCGATTGGAGCAAGTCCTTGATGGTATTGCAGAGGCTGAAAGAGTCGGACTAGGTCCAGTAAAAATAAATATGGTTGTTATGCGAGGCATTAATTACTCTGAGATTCTAGATTTTGTTAATCTCACTTTAGCAAAACCATACCAAATTAGGTTTATTGAGTATATGCCATTTAATCAAAGTTTATCGAGTAATCGGCTATTGGTTACAAGTCAGGAAATCAAAAGAATGCTCGAATCGGAAGGGATAAGGTTAATTCCGGAAATGGATAATAGCGGTGGGGCAGCGCGGAACTATAAAATCCCAGGAGCTATAGGAACAGTTGGCTTTATTTCGCCGGTCACTAATCATTTTTGTGCTCAATGTAATAGAATCCGACTAACTGCCGATGGAAAAGTAAAACCGTGCCTGTTATCAAATGAAGAATACGACATGAAAGAGTCGTTGATAGATAAGTTTGATCTCAAAGATATAACTGGCTTTTTAAAAGATGTCATTTTGCAAAAACCTATAGGACATAACCTTGAAAATAAGCCAATCTTTGAAAGAAGCATGTTTAAAATCGGTGGATGA